In Planctomycetota bacterium, a single window of DNA contains:
- a CDS encoding glycoside hydrolase family 2 TIM barrel-domain containing protein — MSKAPAAPDWANLHVLHRNREAAHATLVPCPDEATARLGEPGLSPWMRLLNGTWKFHYAAAPHAAPEGFEKPAFDAAAWADLPVPSNWQMHGYGTPVYTNVRYPFPVDPPHVPDDNPTGSYRRQFALPDAWAGMQVFLHFGGVNSAFHVWVNGEFVGYSQGAHMPSEFNITSVVHPGENTLAVRVYQWSDGAYLEDQDFWRLSGIFRDVWLVATPPVHMFDVRVRTPLENDYQDARLDVSVSLRNYGVKGVRGYAVAAKLLDADGGVVLDQPVMGKILIGAGKEVAVEAALPVASPRKWNAEQPCLYELLLTLRDAQGRVVEVERLAVGFRQIEVKGQRILVNGAPIKIHGVNRHDMSPDTGHAVSRELMERDIVLMKQHNVNAIRTSHYPPDPYLLDLCDRHGLWVIDEADLECHGMQPLSRLSQDPEWEAAYLDRAIRMVERDKNHPCVILWSLGNESGYGANHDAMARWIHQADPTRLVHYEGADGAQRWDKNCHRLTPGILDVESEMYPHVDRLIERGKVTDDPRPYFMCEYAHAMGQGPGNLKEYWEAIRTYPRLVGGCIWEWADHSIRRRTPDGREWFAYGGDFGDQPNDGNFCIDGLVFPDRVPHTGLIEYKAVVQPVHVEAVDLQAGKIRIVNRNDFASLESLEGQWSVLADGQIVAQGTLPVLDVPAHESREFCLGRACIPARGEFLNLSFVLRDATPWAPRGHEVAFAQLPLPAAAPAAPALRIADMPAVRIEETKDAIAVAGGDFRIVFDRHRGRMTAWEWQGLSLLARGPQVQLWRAPTDNDKHLANEWRAAGYDRLVPRVTSMEVTVGGTSPSRESRRVDMPPTSQAARARVEATLGGWSVVPPFRCTCAYCIYGSGDVVIETALEPLRDGLPPLPRFGLEMHLPAGFEQFAWYGLGPHECYCDRKESGRVGVWRGTVSGQHVPYVKPQENGNKADCRWAAVTTIGGLGLLAVGMPLINVNVQHNTPEDMTLATHTYDLVPRAETVLHLDHAHNGLGSNSCGPRELEKYRLMPRAMRFAVRLRPVALSAVSPMALSQQALAPQA, encoded by the coding sequence ATGAGCAAAGCACCCGCCGCGCCCGACTGGGCGAACCTGCACGTCCTGCACCGCAACCGCGAGGCGGCGCACGCCACGCTCGTGCCTTGCCCCGACGAGGCCACGGCGCGCCTGGGCGAGCCGGGCCTCTCGCCCTGGATGCGGCTGCTCAACGGCACGTGGAAGTTCCACTACGCCGCGGCGCCGCACGCCGCGCCCGAGGGTTTCGAGAAGCCCGCCTTCGACGCCGCCGCCTGGGCCGACCTGCCCGTGCCCAGCAACTGGCAGATGCACGGCTACGGCACGCCCGTCTATACCAACGTGCGCTACCCGTTCCCCGTGGACCCGCCGCACGTGCCCGACGACAACCCCACCGGCTCGTACCGCCGGCAGTTCGCCCTGCCCGACGCCTGGGCCGGGATGCAGGTGTTCCTGCATTTCGGCGGCGTGAACTCGGCCTTCCACGTCTGGGTCAACGGCGAGTTCGTCGGCTACAGCCAGGGCGCGCACATGCCCTCCGAATTCAACATCACGTCCGTTGTCCATCCCGGTGAGAATACCCTGGCCGTGCGCGTCTACCAGTGGTCCGACGGCGCCTACCTGGAGGACCAGGACTTCTGGCGCCTGAGCGGCATCTTCCGCGACGTGTGGCTCGTGGCCACCCCCCCCGTGCACATGTTCGACGTCCGCGTGCGCACGCCGCTGGAGAACGACTATCAGGATGCGCGGCTCGACGTGAGTGTGTCGCTGCGCAACTACGGCGTCAAGGGCGTGCGCGGCTACGCCGTGGCCGCGAAGCTGCTCGACGCCGACGGCGGCGTGGTGCTGGATCAGCCGGTGATGGGCAAGATCCTCATCGGCGCGGGCAAGGAGGTGGCTGTCGAGGCCGCCCTCCCCGTGGCCAGCCCGCGCAAGTGGAACGCCGAGCAACCCTGCCTCTACGAGCTGCTCCTCACGCTCCGGGACGCCCAGGGCCGCGTGGTGGAGGTCGAGCGCCTGGCCGTCGGCTTCCGACAAATCGAGGTCAAGGGCCAGCGCATCCTCGTCAACGGCGCGCCCATCAAGATCCACGGGGTGAACCGCCACGACATGAGCCCCGACACCGGCCACGCCGTCTCGCGCGAGCTGATGGAGCGCGACATCGTGTTGATGAAGCAGCACAACGTCAACGCCATCCGCACGTCACACTACCCGCCCGACCCGTACCTGCTCGACCTGTGCGACCGCCACGGCCTGTGGGTGATAGACGAGGCCGACCTCGAGTGCCACGGCATGCAGCCCCTCTCGCGCCTCTCGCAGGACCCCGAGTGGGAGGCCGCCTATCTCGACCGCGCGATCCGCATGGTCGAGCGCGACAAGAACCACCCCTGCGTCATCCTGTGGTCGCTCGGCAACGAGTCGGGCTACGGCGCCAACCACGACGCCATGGCCCGCTGGATCCACCAGGCCGACCCCACCCGCCTCGTGCACTACGAGGGCGCCGACGGCGCGCAGCGGTGGGACAAGAATTGCCATCGCCTCACGCCCGGCATCCTGGACGTCGAGAGCGAGATGTACCCGCACGTGGACCGCCTGATCGAGCGGGGCAAGGTGACCGACGACCCGCGCCCCTACTTCATGTGCGAGTACGCCCACGCGATGGGCCAGGGGCCGGGCAACCTCAAGGAATACTGGGAAGCCATCCGCACCTACCCCCGCCTCGTCGGCGGCTGCATCTGGGAGTGGGCCGACCACAGCATCCGCCGCCGAACGCCCGACGGCCGGGAATGGTTCGCCTACGGCGGCGACTTTGGCGACCAGCCGAACGACGGGAACTTCTGCATTGATGGCCTCGTGTTCCCCGACCGCGTGCCGCACACCGGCCTCATCGAATACAAGGCCGTCGTCCAGCCCGTCCACGTCGAGGCCGTGGACCTCCAGGCCGGCAAGATCCGCATCGTGAACCGCAACGACTTCGCGTCCCTCGAGAGCCTCGAGGGCCAGTGGTCGGTTCTGGCCGATGGCCAGATCGTCGCCCAGGGCACGCTGCCCGTCCTCGACGTTCCAGCCCACGAGTCCAGAGAGTTCTGCCTTGGTAGGGCGTGCATACCTGCACGCGGAGAGTTTCTGAACCTGAGCTTCGTGCTGCGCGACGCCACGCCCTGGGCGCCGCGGGGCCATGAAGTGGCCTTCGCCCAGCTCCCGCTGCCCGCCGCGGCCCCCGCCGCGCCGGCCCTTCGCATCGCGGACATGCCCGCGGTCCGGATCGAGGAGACGAAGGACGCCATCGCCGTCGCGGGCGGCGATTTCCGCATCGTCTTCGACCGCCACCGCGGGCGGATGACGGCCTGGGAGTGGCAGGGACTGTCGCTCCTCGCCCGCGGGCCGCAGGTGCAGCTCTGGCGTGCGCCCACCGACAACGATAAGCACCTGGCGAACGAATGGCGGGCCGCAGGCTACGATCGGCTCGTGCCACGGGTCACTTCAATGGAGGTCACTGTGGGCGGGACGTCCCCGTCCCGCGAATCGCGGCGTGTGGACATGCCGCCCACAAGCCAGGCGGCGCGGGCGCGCGTCGAGGCCACCCTCGGCGGCTGGTCAGTCGTGCCCCCGTTCCGCTGCACCTGCGCCTACTGCATCTATGGCAGCGGCGACGTGGTGATCGAGACGGCCCTTGAGCCGCTGAGGGACGGCCTCCCGCCGCTGCCCCGCTTCGGGCTGGAGATGCACCTGCCCGCCGGCTTCGAGCAATTCGCCTGGTACGGCCTCGGGCCGCACGAGTGCTACTGCGACCGCAAGGAGAGCGGCCGCGTGGGCGTCTGGCGCGGCACCGTGAGCGGCCAACACGTGCCCTACGTGAAGCCGCAGGAGAACGGCAACAAGGCCGACTGCCGTTGGGCCGCCGTGACGACGATCGGCGGCCTCGGCCTCCTCGCCGTCGGCATGCCGCTCATCAACGTCAACGTCCAGCACAACACGCCCGAGGACATGACGCTGGCCACACACACCTACGACCTCGTGCCGCGGGCCGAGACCGTGCTGCACCTCGACCACGCCCACAACGGCCTCGGCAGCAACAGTTGCGGCCCGCGCGAGCTGGAGAAATACCGCCTGATGCCCCGGGCGATGCGCTTCGCCGTGAGGCTCAGGCCGGTCGCCTTGAGTGCGGTTTCGCCGATGGCATTGAGCCAGCAAGCGCTCGCGCCTCAGGCCTGA
- a CDS encoding aminotransferase class V-fold PLP-dependent enzyme, with product MRPVIYLDHAATSWPKPDAVRRETVRLFDELAANPGRSGHRASLEAARVIFDARTRLARLLGVADPANLVFTRGATEGLNLVLKGFLRAGDCVGVSPLEHNSVMRPLSRLARERGIRVEALPADAYGRVIVEAAARLAGRYRLVAVAHASNVNGIVQDVAALARALPGTAILSDAAQTAGVLPIHVANEGISFLACSAHKGLLGPMGVGACYISPEHDVAPLLEGGTGSQSELTEHPTFRPDRYEAGTPNLHGIAGLRGGLEHLEAHGLLGEHTRRLALQLLEGLSRIPGVRVYSPADGSALVASFRVEGLPPDRVAAALEAEHGILCRPGLHCAPAAHRHLGTLPAGVVRLSPGFGNTADEMELVIRSVRAVVGRRS from the coding sequence GTGAGGCCCGTGATCTACCTCGACCATGCAGCCACCTCGTGGCCGAAGCCCGATGCCGTTCGCCGGGAGACTGTGCGCCTCTTCGACGAGCTGGCGGCCAACCCGGGCCGCAGCGGTCACCGCGCGTCCCTGGAGGCCGCGCGGGTGATCTTCGATGCGCGGACGCGCCTCGCGCGCCTGCTGGGCGTGGCGGACCCCGCCAATCTGGTGTTCACGCGCGGCGCCACGGAGGGGCTGAACCTGGTGCTCAAGGGGTTCCTGCGGGCCGGGGACTGCGTCGGCGTGTCGCCGCTGGAACACAACAGCGTCATGCGGCCCCTGAGCCGGCTGGCCCGCGAGCGAGGCATCCGGGTCGAAGCGCTGCCAGCCGACGCCTATGGGCGGGTCATCGTGGAGGCCGCTGCGCGGCTCGCCGGCCGCTATCGGCTGGTGGCGGTGGCCCACGCCTCGAACGTGAATGGCATCGTGCAGGACGTGGCCGCGCTCGCCCGGGCGCTGCCCGGCACGGCGATCCTGAGCGACGCCGCTCAGACGGCCGGCGTGCTGCCCATCCACGTGGCGAACGAGGGCATTTCGTTCCTCGCCTGCTCTGCCCACAAGGGCCTGCTGGGCCCCATGGGCGTCGGCGCCTGTTACATCAGCCCCGAGCACGACGTGGCCCCACTGCTCGAGGGCGGCACGGGCAGCCAGAGCGAGTTGACCGAGCACCCCACGTTCCGCCCCGACCGCTATGAGGCGGGCACGCCCAATCTCCACGGCATTGCCGGGCTGCGGGGCGGCCTCGAACACCTCGAGGCCCACGGCCTCCTGGGCGAGCACACGCGCCGCCTCGCCCTGCAACTCCTGGAGGGCCTGTCCCGCATTCCGGGCGTGCGGGTGTACAGCCCGGCCGACGGGTCGGCCCTGGTCGCCAGCTTCCGCGTCGAGGGATTGCCCCCCGATCGGGTGGCGGCCGCTCTCGAGGCGGAGCACGGCATCCTGTGCCGTCCCGGGCTCCATTGCGCTCCCGCCGCGCATCGGCACCTGGGCACGCTGCCGGCAGGGGTTGTGCGCCTGTCGCCCGGGTTCGGCAACACCGCGGACGAGATGGAGCTGGTCATCCGTTCTGTGCGGGCCGTGGTCGGCCGGAGGTCGTGA
- a CDS encoding DUF3343 domain-containing protein, whose protein sequence is MRREARVLLTFKSIHHVLEAEKALLAAGLRPDLVPVPREISANCGMAITIALADRARALDALAPAPPLHVLDDWRP, encoded by the coding sequence ATGAGGCGCGAGGCGCGGGTCCTGCTCACCTTCAAGTCCATCCATCACGTGCTGGAAGCCGAGAAGGCGCTGTTGGCGGCGGGGCTGAGGCCCGACCTGGTGCCCGTGCCCCGGGAGATCAGCGCCAACTGCGGCATGGCGATCACCATCGCCCTCGCGGATCGCGCCCGCGCGCTCGACGCCCTGGCCCCCGCTCCGCCGCTGCACGTGCTCGACGACTGGCGGCCGTGA
- a CDS encoding tetratricopeptide repeat protein — MKAPRFCFFRIALLLCWPAASFAGEPPPLDKARAAILGGKYDEGLKELDALLAKPEAAAERDARSLRVRAYLETGRYKDAAADAEALVTLAPDDPNLLCLQANALIELGRYDEAGKLLARALEKSPNHTRARLLTLELAEVTGQREAFKAQVSFFFDLYAKGQAKTADDLTAVARAVRKEDPQGAWRAYQQAEQLEPANTEILTLAAFHCLDKYAWPLARKRFEAALKANPNLAIAHAGLGVMHLATGNHNAAQQAADAALKANPHLPLAHLLKAMMLSVDEKHEASQAEIQAALAVNPRNLDALAFLAAHHEAVGHAAERDKVIAQVLQINPRRAELYTTLAQACERLRRTPAAVEWAKKAIALDPGFWQGYFVAGMNLLRAGEESEGYQLLDKAFALNSFNVWAYNTLSVLDRDLKKKEFVYHETPHFLVKLDKAEDAILWPYIEAMLEPMYETLSRKYAVTPVGPKEYGERTLVLLYPKHEEFSARTMGLPGLSALGACLGQVITMPSPRLSRLNPANAFNWREVLVHEFTHILTLQKTRYNIPRWLTEGLSVLEEGDTRVKWDAMLVQGLANNQLLPIEDLNTGFTRPKFPTQVALCYYHAFLICSYLQETCGPDVFVKMLDLYRDGGKTDDILPKVTGKTMKQLNDETLAYVRRYAEQIKMAAPPPDKEALKKLEEQAAKDEKNAGLQVQIASGCLAAGRHDDARKAAARALELDPKAARAHAVLGLIALQRDKKPDEARKHFLAAKAADPGYFFAPFHLANLAEQAGRTDEAIAELEAARKLYPRFFQGGKSLQERLADLYLKQGKPKQAIEALREQVELVGSNPRAQKQLAELLAREGRHADAAAAYIAAVYVDPYDPEIHLAAARAFEAADQVDLAIREYAVAAAIEAPHLATLIGRAQAWAVAGNADPARKAVAAIRRLDPRNPEADKIEKLLPK, encoded by the coding sequence GTGAAAGCCCCTCGCTTCTGCTTCTTCCGCATCGCCCTGCTGCTCTGCTGGCCCGCCGCATCGTTCGCCGGCGAGCCGCCCCCCCTCGACAAGGCCCGGGCGGCCATTCTCGGCGGCAAGTACGACGAGGGGCTGAAAGAACTCGACGCCCTGCTCGCCAAGCCCGAGGCCGCGGCCGAGCGCGACGCCCGCTCGCTGCGCGTCCGCGCGTACCTCGAAACGGGCCGCTACAAGGACGCCGCGGCCGACGCCGAAGCCCTCGTCACGCTCGCCCCCGATGACCCCAACCTGCTCTGCCTCCAGGCGAACGCCCTGATCGAGCTGGGGCGCTACGACGAGGCGGGCAAGCTCCTCGCCCGCGCCCTCGAGAAAAGCCCGAACCACACCAGGGCGCGCCTGCTCACACTCGAACTCGCCGAGGTCACCGGCCAGCGCGAGGCATTCAAGGCCCAGGTGAGCTTCTTCTTCGACCTCTACGCCAAAGGCCAGGCCAAGACCGCCGACGACCTGACCGCCGTGGCCCGCGCCGTGCGCAAGGAGGACCCCCAGGGCGCCTGGCGCGCCTACCAGCAGGCCGAGCAACTCGAACCCGCGAACACCGAGATTCTCACGCTCGCCGCCTTCCACTGCCTCGACAAATACGCCTGGCCCCTCGCCCGCAAGCGCTTCGAGGCCGCCCTCAAAGCCAACCCGAATCTGGCCATCGCCCACGCGGGCCTCGGCGTCATGCACCTCGCCACCGGCAATCACAACGCCGCACAGCAGGCCGCCGACGCCGCGCTCAAGGCCAACCCCCACCTCCCCCTCGCCCACCTGCTCAAGGCCATGATGCTGTCGGTGGACGAGAAGCACGAGGCCAGCCAGGCCGAAATCCAGGCCGCGCTCGCCGTGAACCCGCGGAACCTCGACGCCCTGGCCTTCCTGGCCGCCCACCACGAGGCCGTGGGCCACGCCGCCGAACGCGACAAGGTGATCGCCCAGGTGCTCCAGATCAACCCCCGGCGCGCCGAGCTCTACACCACCCTCGCCCAGGCCTGCGAGCGCCTCCGCCGCACCCCCGCCGCCGTCGAGTGGGCCAAGAAGGCCATCGCCCTCGACCCCGGCTTCTGGCAGGGCTACTTCGTGGCCGGCATGAACCTCCTGCGCGCCGGCGAGGAATCCGAAGGCTACCAGCTCCTCGACAAAGCCTTCGCCCTCAACTCCTTCAACGTCTGGGCCTACAACACCCTGTCCGTTCTCGACCGCGACCTGAAGAAGAAGGAATTCGTCTACCACGAGACCCCGCACTTCCTCGTCAAGCTCGACAAGGCGGAGGACGCCATCCTCTGGCCCTACATCGAGGCGATGCTCGAGCCCATGTACGAAACCCTCTCGCGCAAGTACGCCGTCACCCCCGTGGGGCCCAAGGAGTACGGCGAACGCACCCTCGTGCTGCTCTACCCCAAGCACGAGGAGTTCTCCGCCCGCACGATGGGCCTGCCCGGCCTCAGCGCGCTCGGCGCCTGCCTCGGACAGGTCATCACCATGCCCTCGCCCCGCCTCAGCCGCCTCAACCCCGCCAACGCCTTCAACTGGCGCGAGGTGCTCGTCCACGAGTTCACCCACATCCTCACCCTCCAGAAGACCCGCTACAACATCCCCCGCTGGCTCACCGAGGGCCTCAGCGTGCTCGAAGAGGGCGACACGCGCGTGAAGTGGGACGCCATGCTCGTGCAGGGCCTCGCCAACAACCAGCTCCTGCCCATCGAAGACCTCAACACCGGCTTCACGCGGCCCAAGTTCCCCACCCAGGTCGCCCTCTGTTACTACCACGCCTTCCTCATCTGCTCCTACCTCCAGGAGACCTGCGGCCCCGACGTCTTCGTCAAGATGCTCGACCTGTACCGCGACGGCGGGAAGACCGACGACATCCTGCCCAAGGTCACCGGCAAGACGATGAAGCAACTCAACGACGAAACCCTCGCCTACGTGCGCCGCTACGCCGAGCAGATCAAGATGGCGGCCCCGCCGCCCGACAAGGAAGCCCTCAAGAAGCTCGAAGAACAGGCGGCCAAGGACGAGAAGAACGCCGGCCTCCAGGTCCAGATCGCCTCGGGCTGCCTCGCCGCCGGCCGCCACGACGACGCCCGCAAGGCCGCGGCGCGCGCCCTCGAACTCGACCCCAAGGCCGCCCGCGCCCACGCCGTGCTCGGCCTCATCGCCCTCCAGAGAGACAAGAAGCCGGACGAGGCCAGGAAGCACTTCCTCGCCGCCAAGGCCGCCGACCCCGGCTACTTCTTCGCCCCCTTCCACCTCGCCAATCTCGCCGAGCAGGCCGGCCGCACCGACGAGGCCATTGCCGAGCTCGAGGCCGCCCGCAAGCTCTACCCCCGCTTCTTCCAGGGCGGCAAGAGCCTCCAGGAGCGCCTCGCCGACCTCTACCTCAAGCAGGGCAAGCCCAAGCAGGCCATCGAGGCCCTCCGCGAACAGGTCGAACTCGTCGGCTCGAACCCGCGCGCCCAGAAGCAACTCGCCGAACTCCTCGCCAGAGAGGGCCGCCACGCCGACGCCGCGGCCGCCTACATCGCCGCCGTCTACGTGGACCCCTACGACCCCGAAATCCACCTCGCCGCCGCCCGCGCCTTCGAGGCCGCCGACCAGGTGGACCTGGCCATCCGCGAGTACGCCGTCGCCGCGGCCATCGAGGCCCCGCATCTCGCCACCCTCATCGGCCGCGCACAGGCCTGGGCCGTCGCCGGCAACGCCGACCCTGCCCGCAAAGCCGTCGCCGCCATTCGGCGTC
- a CDS encoding glycosyltransferase family 39 protein: MPEEDKPAPSCPVARGARAWLKANRELAVLLLVAALGFFGRAWEGDLHGDPVHYAAIAKNILSSGDWLTMQDAPGLIYANKPPLMFWLVAANFKLFGPSTFAAKFWSCLFGAATCVVLFLTARRLFGATAGLLVGCVAATTPGMIMVSMDLRLDSAVALAVTATVYAVVRAVQDERPRWLLLAGVAGGLGFMTKMSAGAHVPAMLALALMVSRPRWLLHPWFWGALVLGAAIAAPWHLAVAGRHGQEFTGAYFGREMGQRLVVGGHLARNFAGNLAGLLALTAPWGLLAAVALFRWRKAGPRERWGLLLAVLWIAEVLVTAAVPPKRYDRYVATAFPAVALLAGCGLAAFIPESVRERVPRVVRTLALMQAVALALYPGLLHTYSCRGFVDARDLLDKVEPGTSLAGFIPEARFEDPEGEKGPWGLRSKATYYLDRTVRFYTKADDLLRSPTRFAVTRERYVPELTRAGFELVLDLDETYRLLLRRAAPSPPTP, translated from the coding sequence GTGCCTGAAGAGGATAAGCCCGCCCCGTCCTGCCCTGTAGCGCGCGGCGCCAGGGCCTGGCTGAAGGCGAACCGCGAGTTGGCGGTGCTGCTGCTCGTGGCCGCGCTGGGCTTCTTCGGGCGCGCCTGGGAGGGCGACCTGCACGGCGACCCCGTGCACTACGCGGCCATCGCCAAGAACATCCTCTCCAGCGGCGACTGGCTGACGATGCAGGATGCGCCCGGCCTGATCTACGCGAACAAGCCGCCGCTGATGTTCTGGCTCGTGGCCGCCAACTTCAAGCTTTTCGGCCCGAGCACCTTCGCCGCCAAGTTCTGGTCGTGCCTGTTCGGCGCGGCCACGTGCGTGGTGCTGTTCCTCACGGCGCGCCGGCTCTTCGGCGCCACCGCCGGACTGCTGGTGGGCTGCGTGGCGGCGACCACGCCCGGGATGATCATGGTCTCGATGGACCTTCGGCTCGATTCGGCGGTGGCCCTGGCCGTGACCGCGACCGTGTATGCCGTGGTGCGGGCCGTGCAGGACGAGCGCCCGCGCTGGCTGCTGCTGGCCGGGGTGGCGGGGGGGCTGGGATTCATGACCAAGATGTCGGCCGGCGCGCACGTGCCGGCGATGCTGGCGCTGGCGTTGATGGTCAGCCGGCCCCGCTGGCTGCTGCACCCGTGGTTCTGGGGCGCGCTGGTGCTGGGCGCGGCCATCGCCGCTCCCTGGCACCTGGCCGTGGCGGGCCGTCACGGGCAGGAGTTCACGGGGGCCTACTTCGGGCGCGAGATGGGCCAACGCCTCGTCGTCGGCGGCCATCTGGCCAGGAACTTCGCGGGGAACCTCGCGGGCCTGCTCGCGCTCACGGCGCCGTGGGGCCTGCTGGCGGCGGTCGCCCTCTTCCGCTGGCGCAAGGCGGGCCCCCGCGAGCGGTGGGGCCTGCTCCTGGCCGTGCTGTGGATCGCGGAGGTGCTGGTGACCGCCGCGGTGCCGCCGAAGCGCTACGACCGCTACGTGGCCACGGCATTCCCCGCCGTGGCCCTGCTGGCGGGTTGCGGCCTGGCCGCGTTCATCCCCGAGAGCGTCCGCGAGCGGGTGCCTCGTGTGGTGCGCACGCTCGCTCTCATGCAGGCGGTGGCGTTGGCCCTCTACCCCGGGCTGTTGCACACGTACTCGTGCCGGGGATTCGTAGACGCGCGCGACCTGCTCGATAAGGTGGAGCCGGGCACGTCGCTCGCCGGCTTCATTCCCGAGGCGCGTTTCGAGGATCCTGAGGGCGAGAAGGGGCCCTGGGGCCTCCGCTCGAAGGCCACCTATTACCTCGACCGCACGGTGCGCTTCTACACGAAGGCCGACGACCTGCTGCGGTCGCCCACGCGCTTCGCGGTGACCCGCGAGCGCTACGTGCCCGAGCTCACGCGCGCCGGCTTCGAGCTGGTGCTCGACCTGGACGAGACGTACCGCCTGCTGTTGCGGCGGGCCGCCCCCTCGCCGCCTACGCCGTGA
- the yedF gene encoding sulfurtransferase-like selenium metabolism protein YedF has protein sequence METLDLRNLACPEPVIRTRNAIAAHPQSVFEALINNAATLTNVTRMARALGAQVVSEELDSGEYRLTISTPPAPAEEVPLAQAEPCEAGLPKGRATVFIRNNVLGLGDDRLGRILMKAFLKTLKSADPLPAEIICVNNGVHLTTEGSEELATLGELAEKGVEVVSCGTCLDFFGKLDKVRVGGVVDMLDIVTRLNRAAKIITP, from the coding sequence ATGGAAACGCTCGATCTCCGAAACCTGGCGTGTCCCGAGCCCGTCATCCGCACGCGGAACGCCATCGCGGCCCACCCGCAGTCCGTCTTCGAGGCCCTCATCAACAACGCGGCCACGCTCACCAACGTCACCCGCATGGCGCGGGCGCTGGGGGCGCAGGTGGTGTCGGAGGAGCTCGACTCCGGCGAGTACCGGCTCACCATCTCCACCCCGCCGGCGCCGGCCGAGGAGGTTCCCCTGGCCCAGGCGGAGCCGTGCGAGGCCGGCCTCCCGAAGGGCCGGGCCACGGTGTTCATCAGGAACAACGTTCTGGGCCTCGGCGACGACCGGCTCGGGCGCATCCTGATGAAGGCGTTCCTCAAGACGCTCAAGAGCGCCGACCCCCTGCCGGCCGAGATCATCTGCGTGAACAACGGCGTGCACCTCACCACCGAGGGCTCGGAGGAACTGGCCACGCTCGGCGAGCTGGCCGAGAAGGGCGTCGAGGTCGTCTCGTGCGGCACGTGCCTCGACTTCTTCGGCAAGCTCGACAAGGTGCGGGTGGGCGGGGTGGTGGACATGCTGGATATCGTCACCCGCCTCAATCGTGCCGCGAAGATCATCACCCCATGA
- a CDS encoding ATP-binding protein, protein MPHLKVQVQRPPVGEELPVAWVLLGGFLDASTVLTFESTLRALHREGRGDVVLDFGRVLYANSSAIGAILNYHNLLHQEARDLVLVNVTADVQTTFELLGLLHVLPSLPDGDAVARYLLSGPPGQRRYEPPAARAAAPARPAPGPPKPAAGAAPARRHIMMIAPEENRFTDITKMRLAAPRGRFHIVTSCTEALHHFDEIQPALIILEDPMAGSEDFLWAVKTEKGKSIVPVIKLYWTGTDIETRKDFKVWEDDFLVEPFEVAELFALSEAELARYPEDRKVLLHQTHFEFRTRKENLQRAGELGASLLRKSGLADAAAAAVANAFAEALENAARHGNGYEREKCIDVVFLLDREKVSVTVTDEGRGFDFGPALERARQEEPVAPERLRQSRGSLGKLGIALMARSVDRLEYLGAGNSVRLTKLL, encoded by the coding sequence ATGCCGCACCTCAAAGTCCAGGTCCAGCGTCCCCCCGTCGGCGAGGAGCTGCCCGTAGCCTGGGTGCTGCTCGGCGGCTTCCTCGATGCCTCGACCGTGCTGACGTTCGAGAGCACGCTGCGCGCGCTCCATCGCGAGGGGCGCGGGGATGTGGTTCTGGACTTCGGCCGCGTGCTGTATGCCAACAGCTCGGCCATCGGCGCCATCCTCAACTACCACAACCTCCTTCATCAGGAGGCGCGCGACCTGGTGCTGGTCAACGTCACGGCCGACGTGCAGACCACGTTCGAGCTCCTGGGCCTCCTGCACGTGCTGCCGAGCCTGCCCGACGGCGACGCGGTGGCTCGCTACCTCCTGAGCGGGCCGCCCGGGCAGCGCCGCTATGAGCCTCCCGCGGCCAGGGCCGCCGCGCCGGCCAGACCCGCCCCAGGCCCTCCCAAGCCGGCGGCGGGCGCCGCGCCGGCCCGGCGCCACATCATGATGATCGCCCCCGAAGAGAACCGCTTCACCGACATCACCAAGATGCGCCTGGCGGCGCCGAGGGGGCGCTTCCACATCGTCACGAGTTGCACGGAGGCCCTGCATCACTTCGACGAGATCCAGCCCGCCCTCATCATCCTCGAGGACCCGATGGCCGGCTCCGAGGACTTCCTGTGGGCCGTCAAGACCGAGAAGGGCAAGAGCATCGTGCCCGTCATCAAGCTCTATTGGACGGGCACCGACATCGAGACGCGCAAGGACTTCAAGGTGTGGGAGGACGACTTCCTGGTGGAGCCGTTCGAGGTGGCCGAGCTGTTCGCGCTGAGCGAGGCCGAGTTGGCGCGGTATCCCGAGGACCGCAAAGTGCTGCTGCACCAGACGCACTTCGAGTTCCGCACCCGCAAGGAGAACCTCCAGCGGGCCGGCGAGTTGGGGGCGAGCCTGCTCAGGAAGTCGGGGCTCGCCGACGCCGCCGCGGCCGCCGTGGCCAACGCCTTCGCCGAGGCCCTCGAGAACGCCGCCCGCCACGGCAACGGCTACGAGCGCGAGAAGTGCATTGACGTCGTCTTCCTCCTGGACCGCGAGAAGGTGTCGGTCACGGTGACCGACGAGGGGCGCGGCTTCGACTTCGGCCCGGCTCTCGAGCGCGCCCGGCAGGAGGAGCCGGTGGCGCCGGAGCGCCTGCGCCAGAGCCGCGGCAGCCTGGGCAAGCTGGGCATCGCGCTCATGGCCCGCTCGGTGGACCGCCTCGAGTACCTGGGCGCCGGCAACAGCGTGCGCCTGACCAAACTCCTGTAG